In one window of Frigoriglobus tundricola DNA:
- a CDS encoding type II secretion system minor pseudopilin yields MKLRTSGAAHRSHPRDGYVIFAVLIVIVVLSLVGYRFADSMTSEYRAGVRLGDDAQVKMAAISGLNYAAAMLSDSTTLSSQLSGNPFDNEGTFGEVQLTPSGGTASPGRAACFSVRSVAVNDDGTYSQKYGVIDEGGKLNINSLIGIDPTGQALDTALMAILTAIMPQNGTNQTIADSIADWLDADDTARSSGAESSYYQGLSPSYSAKNGPLNSLDELLLVQGVTPYILYGGDTNRNGVQDAGEVDATRGLADYITVYGREINLSSSGTQRIYLNDADLATLYTQLQAAVGDDMATYIMAAKLFPTSAVPASSSGNQSQATPPSQIASAVQTAMNTAITNGTSGSQIQSLMDLINSQVTVAQTDAEGRTAPALVVPSPLNTSSQLQTLLPLLMDQTTVKQAVELVPRININTAPMNVLLAIPNMTATLATTISTQRASNVATDPGTVSAAWLVTSNTLKPAQFKSMEAYITGGTMIYRVQSIGYFKGTASNTNGGATGPLARMEAVIDTNQGAPRFLFVRDLSDLDNPRGFLPDQ; encoded by the coding sequence ATGAAACTCCGCACGTCCGGCGCGGCTCACCGATCGCACCCGCGGGACGGGTACGTGATCTTCGCCGTTCTCATCGTGATCGTCGTGCTGTCGCTGGTCGGGTACCGGTTCGCCGACTCAATGACCAGCGAGTACCGGGCCGGCGTCCGGCTCGGGGACGATGCCCAGGTGAAGATGGCCGCGATCTCGGGGCTCAATTACGCCGCCGCCATGTTGTCCGATTCGACGACCCTCAGCTCGCAACTGAGCGGCAACCCGTTCGACAACGAGGGCACGTTCGGAGAGGTCCAATTAACACCTTCCGGGGGGACGGCGAGCCCGGGCCGGGCCGCGTGCTTCTCCGTCCGCTCGGTCGCGGTCAACGACGACGGGACCTACTCCCAGAAGTACGGGGTGATCGACGAGGGCGGCAAACTGAACATCAACAGCCTGATCGGCATCGATCCGACCGGGCAGGCGCTCGACACCGCGCTGATGGCGATTCTTACGGCCATAATGCCACAAAACGGGACGAACCAGACCATTGCCGACTCGATCGCGGACTGGCTGGACGCGGACGACACCGCGCGCTCCAGCGGGGCCGAGTCGTCGTACTACCAGGGGCTCTCCCCCTCGTACAGCGCGAAGAACGGCCCGCTGAACTCGCTCGACGAGTTGCTGTTGGTCCAAGGGGTGACCCCCTACATCCTGTACGGCGGCGACACGAACCGCAACGGGGTCCAGGACGCCGGTGAGGTGGACGCCACCCGCGGGCTGGCCGATTACATCACCGTTTACGGCCGCGAGATCAACCTCAGCTCGTCCGGCACCCAGCGCATCTACCTGAACGACGCCGACCTGGCCACGCTGTACACACAGCTCCAGGCGGCCGTCGGGGACGACATGGCGACGTACATCATGGCCGCGAAACTGTTCCCGACCTCGGCGGTCCCGGCGAGCAGCAGCGGGAACCAGTCACAGGCCACCCCGCCGAGCCAGATCGCCTCGGCCGTTCAGACCGCAATGAACACGGCAATCACTAACGGCACGAGCGGCTCGCAGATTCAGTCGCTCATGGACCTGATCAACAGCCAGGTCACCGTCGCGCAGACCGACGCCGAGGGCCGGACCGCGCCGGCGCTCGTCGTGCCCTCGCCGCTCAACACTTCGAGCCAGCTCCAAACGCTCCTGCCCCTGTTGATGGACCAGACGACCGTGAAGCAGGCGGTCGAGCTGGTGCCGCGGATCAACATCAACACCGCGCCGATGAACGTGCTGTTGGCGATCCCGAACATGACCGCGACGCTCGCGACGACGATTTCCACGCAACGGGCCAGCAACGTGGCGACCGATCCGGGCACGGTCTCGGCCGCCTGGCTCGTGACCAGCAATACCCTCAAGCCCGCCCAGTTCAAGAGCATGGAAGCGTACATAACTGGGGGCACAATGATTTACCGCGTCCAGTCCATCGGGTACTTTAAAGGTACCGCATCGAACACCAACGGGGGCGCCACCGGGCCGCTGGCCCGCATGGAGGCGGTGATCGATACGAACCAGGGCGCCCCGCGGTTCCTCTTCGTGCGTGACCTCTCCGACCTGGACAACCCGCGCGGGTTCCTGCCGGACCAATAA